From a single Cytophagales bacterium WSM2-2 genomic region:
- a CDS encoding lipoprotein, translated as MKKLLAALFLLLLICCKESGVQLAKPGTFVRYFSGGFPDQSQAIIETADNGFLILANTLPSATNNHYKIKLIKTDAYGNQEWQRFFPDYEVTTAVNPPDFRGFGLAAIHDNSDQETGYVIVGDSIKGNNHALLMIQVDKTGSTKATKIFKDLNVQGMGVAQAKSTGDFFVLGKSYSTGLDDMFFAQVTSTAMDTVWRKTYGAASTQLTNRVFFDATEKNAYWGGTRTDVTGSKIRFTRAGFDSKSVGFDLSYPVGGTTSLVGSDMCQYGFQYAFVGGSVIGNNQFDGIVFNRVNVDGGLVAFQEYDLHPELKDTDRFPQVTPPGNSICSTSDGGFLLLGTLALDAQGTDSNYLLIKIGSDGTEQWRKLHGSKFIDVGTKVLQASDGGYVVLGTTTLANVQSIFLMKTDMQGSIQ; from the coding sequence ATGAAAAAACTCCTCGCTGCTCTTTTTCTACTCCTTTTGATATGCTGTAAGGAAAGTGGTGTGCAATTGGCCAAACCAGGTACGTTCGTCCGCTACTTTAGCGGTGGCTTCCCAGACCAGTCGCAGGCTATTATAGAAACGGCAGATAATGGCTTCCTGATCCTGGCCAATACATTGCCGTCGGCTACCAACAACCACTATAAAATCAAGCTAATAAAGACAGATGCCTATGGCAACCAGGAATGGCAGAGGTTTTTTCCTGACTACGAAGTTACCACAGCTGTCAACCCGCCGGATTTCCGGGGTTTCGGGCTGGCGGCCATTCATGATAATTCTGATCAGGAAACTGGTTACGTAATCGTCGGAGACTCTATAAAAGGCAACAATCACGCTCTATTGATGATTCAGGTGGACAAAACTGGAAGTACAAAAGCGACAAAGATTTTCAAAGATCTGAACGTTCAGGGTATGGGTGTAGCCCAGGCTAAGTCCACCGGGGACTTTTTTGTACTCGGAAAGTCCTATTCCACCGGTTTAGATGATATGTTCTTTGCGCAAGTCACCAGCACCGCTATGGATACTGTTTGGCGCAAGACCTACGGAGCTGCCAGTACTCAGTTAACCAATCGTGTTTTCTTTGATGCAACTGAGAAGAATGCTTATTGGGGTGGAACCCGTACGGACGTCACAGGTTCCAAAATACGTTTTACACGAGCCGGATTTGATTCCAAAAGTGTAGGCTTTGACCTAAGCTACCCAGTAGGTGGTACAACCAGCCTGGTCGGCTCAGACATGTGCCAATATGGCTTTCAATATGCTTTTGTGGGCGGTAGTGTTATTGGTAACAACCAGTTCGACGGTATTGTATTCAATCGTGTAAACGTGGATGGTGGATTAGTGGCTTTTCAGGAATATGACCTGCACCCAGAGCTTAAGGACACTGACAGGTTTCCACAGGTCACTCCTCCAGGGAATTCAATCTGTTCGACTTCTGATGGTGGATTTCTCCTACTGGGAACTCTGGCGCTTGATGCTCAGGGAACAGACTCTAACTATCTCCTGATTAAAATTGGAAGTGATGGAACAGAGCAGTGGAGGAAATTGCATGGAAGCAAATTTATTGACGTTGGCACAAAAGTATTGCAGGCTAGTGATGGGGGATATGTAGTGCTGGGAACAACAACTTTGGCCAATGTACAGAGCATCTTTCTTATGAAGACGGATATGCAAGGAAGTATTCAGTAA
- the accC_1 gene encoding acetyl-CoA carboxylase biotin carboxylase subunit, which translates to MSKIKKLLVANRGEIALRIMRSAKEMGIKTVAVFSDADRNALHVRFADEAIGIGPPPSAQSYLVMDKIISAAKQTGADAIHPGYGFLSENEDFARKVKESGLIFIGPSAESMEIMGSKLGAKAAVSKFNVPLVPGTAEPISDVGAAKKVAKEIGYPILIKASAGGGGKGMRIVEKESEFEEQMERAISEAVSAFGDGAVFIEKYVSQPRHIEFQIFGDQHGNVVHLFERECSIQRRHQKVVEEAPSSVLTPELRKKMGEAAVNAAKAANYYNAGTIEFILDDKMNFYFLEMNTRLQVEHPVTEQITGLDLVKLQIKIAEGEKLPFKQEDLKINGHAIEVRVYAEDPANNFLPDIGTLKTYKRPQGHGIRVDDGFEQGMAIPFYYDPMIAKMICHDETRARAIEKTIRAIEEYEITGVETTLGFCHFVMKHDSFRSGNFSTKFVEQYFKPEYLRGESSNEEEMIAATLATTLLTTSAPVSAQEVRPVTVSKWRSRVKS; encoded by the coding sequence ATGTCCAAAATCAAAAAGCTTTTAGTCGCCAACAGAGGTGAGATTGCATTGCGCATCATGCGGAGTGCGAAAGAAATGGGAATAAAAACAGTAGCAGTTTTTAGCGATGCAGACAGAAATGCCCTGCATGTCCGCTTCGCTGATGAAGCCATAGGCATTGGCCCTCCTCCTTCGGCTCAATCGTATTTGGTGATGGATAAAATCATATCGGCAGCAAAGCAAACCGGGGCAGATGCCATTCATCCGGGCTACGGTTTCCTTTCGGAAAATGAAGACTTCGCCCGCAAGGTCAAGGAATCAGGGTTGATCTTCATAGGCCCGTCTGCCGAATCAATGGAGATCATGGGAAGTAAACTTGGAGCCAAAGCCGCAGTATCAAAATTTAACGTACCTCTTGTTCCGGGAACAGCTGAACCGATATCCGATGTAGGTGCAGCCAAAAAAGTAGCGAAAGAAATCGGCTACCCTATTCTCATTAAAGCAAGTGCAGGTGGTGGAGGCAAGGGTATGCGCATCGTGGAGAAAGAGAGTGAATTTGAAGAGCAAATGGAACGAGCCATCAGTGAAGCAGTGTCAGCATTTGGCGATGGTGCAGTTTTCATTGAAAAATATGTTTCCCAACCACGTCACATCGAGTTCCAGATTTTCGGTGATCAGCATGGCAATGTAGTTCACCTGTTTGAGCGTGAATGTTCAATCCAGCGAAGGCATCAAAAAGTAGTTGAAGAAGCTCCTTCTTCCGTTCTTACCCCGGAGCTCAGAAAAAAAATGGGTGAAGCTGCTGTGAATGCAGCCAAAGCTGCCAATTATTACAATGCCGGGACGATCGAATTCATTCTTGATGACAAGATGAATTTTTACTTCCTGGAGATGAATACACGTCTGCAAGTTGAACATCCGGTGACGGAGCAAATTACAGGACTCGATCTTGTAAAACTGCAAATCAAAATTGCTGAAGGTGAAAAACTCCCCTTCAAACAAGAAGACTTGAAAATCAACGGGCATGCCATTGAAGTTCGTGTGTATGCTGAAGATCCCGCTAACAACTTCCTGCCGGACATTGGAACATTAAAGACCTACAAGCGCCCCCAGGGTCATGGCATTCGCGTAGACGATGGGTTTGAACAAGGCATGGCCATTCCTTTCTATTATGACCCTATGATCGCTAAAATGATTTGTCATGACGAAACCCGTGCCCGTGCTATAGAAAAGACAATTCGTGCTATCGAAGAATATGAGATCACAGGTGTTGAGACCACCCTCGGATTCTGTCACTTCGTGATGAAGCATGACTCATTCAGGTCTGGAAATTTTTCCACCAAATTCGTGGAGCAGTATTTCAAACCGGAATACCTCAGGGGAGAATCGTCCAATGAAGAAGAAATGATTGCAGCCACGCTGGCAACCACGCTGCTGACAACTTCGGCACCGGTTTCCGCACAAGAAGTCCGGCCTGTCACAGTCAGCAAGTGGAGGAGCCGCGTCAAATCCTGA
- a CDS encoding ATP-dependent DNA helicase RecQ gives MTPSSILKKYWGYSEFRSPQGEIISASLEGKDVVAILPTGAGKSVCFQVTAMMKEGICVVVSPLIALMQDQVQQLIKAGIEAVAIHSGMNRMEIDIALDNCVYGKKKFLYVSPERLQTEIFRERFKKMKVNLVAIDEAHCISQWGYDFRPPYLEIATLRELKPGIPFMALTASATSQVRDDIAARLQMNSPVLFQRSFARDNLSLVVRKTESKEKQLLDILKKVRGSAIIYVRSRKGTETTSKFLGRNKIASTFYHAGLSSEEREQRQRQWIDNNVRVMVSTSAFGMGINKPDVRIVVHMDLPENMESYYQEAGRAGRDGIKSYATIVFHETDVLSLRHKTELSQPDLSDLKNVYQALCNFFQIAIGSSEGEAFNFDMDVFCSRFNYKQAEVYPALKKLEETGLILLNEGFHRPSRVHFQMDKTKIYEFQVANAKFDPLIKAMLRLYGAELFSEFVAISESQIAGALKISMSEVKTTLQKLHQQQIVIYEPASDDPQIVLVMPRQDADRLPVNKKEFDKRRDLHFSKMDAMIDYAEQTTRCRMQVIQEYFNEITYVTCGICDVCLSKKKKDNSAMLKDYLDQILYLLTQKSMSIDELEAAVAARDKELFTEAVRELVDAGAIAYDEIWMLHKK, from the coding sequence TTGACTCCTTCATCCATTCTTAAAAAATACTGGGGCTATTCTGAATTCCGCTCGCCACAGGGTGAAATCATCTCCGCATCTTTAGAAGGAAAAGACGTGGTTGCTATTCTGCCCACTGGCGCAGGTAAGTCTGTTTGTTTCCAGGTGACAGCAATGATGAAGGAGGGGATATGTGTGGTGGTCTCACCATTGATCGCTTTGATGCAAGACCAGGTACAGCAACTCATAAAAGCGGGAATTGAAGCGGTAGCTATTCATTCGGGAATGAATCGTATGGAGATCGATATTGCACTCGACAATTGCGTCTACGGGAAGAAGAAATTCCTTTACGTATCACCGGAACGCTTGCAAACCGAAATCTTCCGGGAACGGTTTAAGAAAATGAAAGTGAATCTCGTTGCCATTGACGAGGCTCACTGTATTTCGCAATGGGGTTATGACTTCAGACCGCCTTATCTCGAAATAGCCACGTTGCGCGAACTCAAACCGGGTATTCCGTTTATGGCGCTTACTGCTTCAGCCACATCACAAGTGCGTGACGATATTGCTGCCAGGTTGCAGATGAACTCTCCCGTACTTTTCCAGAGGAGTTTTGCGCGCGATAACCTGTCATTGGTTGTGAGGAAAACAGAATCCAAGGAAAAGCAGTTGCTGGATATCCTGAAAAAAGTCAGGGGCTCAGCGATTATATATGTTCGTTCACGAAAAGGAACAGAAACAACTTCGAAATTTTTGGGGAGAAATAAAATAGCTTCCACATTTTACCACGCGGGGCTGAGTTCAGAAGAGCGCGAGCAACGCCAGCGGCAATGGATCGATAACAATGTCCGTGTTATGGTCTCAACAAGTGCCTTCGGGATGGGGATCAACAAACCGGACGTTCGAATTGTGGTGCACATGGACTTGCCCGAAAATATGGAGTCCTATTACCAGGAAGCGGGCAGAGCCGGAAGGGACGGAATAAAGAGCTACGCAACAATCGTTTTTCACGAAACGGATGTATTGTCGCTCCGGCACAAAACAGAACTTTCGCAGCCTGATCTGAGCGACCTGAAAAATGTGTACCAGGCGCTGTGCAATTTCTTTCAGATCGCTATCGGTAGTAGTGAAGGTGAAGCTTTCAATTTCGATATGGATGTTTTCTGCTCACGCTTTAACTATAAACAGGCTGAAGTTTATCCCGCACTGAAAAAACTGGAGGAAACCGGGCTGATTCTTTTAAACGAAGGCTTCCATCGTCCGAGCCGTGTTCACTTTCAGATGGACAAGACAAAGATCTATGAATTTCAGGTTGCCAATGCGAAGTTCGATCCTCTTATTAAGGCAATGCTGCGTTTGTATGGGGCAGAGTTATTCTCGGAATTCGTAGCGATTTCAGAAAGCCAGATTGCTGGAGCGCTGAAAATCTCAATGAGCGAGGTAAAGACAACACTCCAAAAACTTCATCAACAACAGATCGTGATCTATGAACCAGCTTCTGATGATCCACAGATTGTTCTCGTGATGCCGCGACAAGATGCGGATCGCCTCCCGGTAAACAAAAAGGAATTTGATAAACGAAGAGATTTACATTTCAGTAAGATGGATGCCATGATCGATTACGCGGAGCAAACCACGCGTTGCCGGATGCAGGTAATTCAGGAGTATTTCAATGAGATCACTTACGTCACCTGTGGAATCTGCGATGTGTGCTTGTCGAAAAAGAAAAAAGACAATTCAGCTATGCTCAAGGATTACTTGGATCAGATACTTTACTTGTTGACACAGAAATCGATGTCAATTGATGAGCTTGAGGCAGCGGTAGCGGCAAGGGACAAAGAACTTTTTACAGAAGCTGTAAGGGAGCTTGTCGATGCTGGGGCAATTGCCTACGATGAAATATGGATGTTGCACAAGAAGTAA
- the ispG gene encoding 4-hydroxy-3-methylbut-2-en-1-yl diphosphate synthase (flavodoxin): MSEPKENWSKYCNSLTDYSRRKTHEVKIGDVALGGNNPIRIQSMTTIDTMDTNGSVEQTIRMVEAGCEYVRITAPSIKEAQNLQEIKNELRKRGYSVPLIADIHFTPNAAELAARLVEKVRVNPGNYADKKKFEAIDYTDSSYNEELDRIRKKFTPLIKICKEYGTAMRIGTNHGSLSDRIMSRYGDTPLGMVESALEFLRICEDLNYYNIVLSMKASNPQVMVQAYRLLVQKLDEEKFQPYPLHLGVTEAGDGEDGRIKSSVGIGTLLEDGLGDTIRVSLTEEPEAEVPVAQQLANRYSNRKSTVTIPEIRNYPINPFEYKRRSTIEVVNVGGGHHVPRVISDFSSKEKITAASLFSLGYHYSVPLDKWNIADMACDFIYLGDRTIDFEIPGTLGLIYNYKTWLERRGQDRAYPVLETNEYLAVADSSSNLNFVSVSLPDLSGELISKLRSDATAVIILNTSNDHGLAEQRRFFVELIENDCMAPVIISRTYKSLSVEQLQLCAATDAGGLLIDGLGDGVFIRAENCASDKIINETAFNILQATRTRISKTEYISCPSCGRTLFDLQETTAKIRFRTSHLKGIKIGIMGCIVNGPGEMADADYGYVGSGPGRITLYRGKEVVKRNVPAAQAVDQLIDLIKEDNNWVETEQPVQLV, encoded by the coding sequence GTGAGCGAACCCAAAGAAAACTGGAGTAAGTATTGCAATAGCCTTACCGATTATAGCCGTAGGAAGACGCACGAAGTAAAGATCGGGGATGTGGCACTGGGAGGGAACAACCCCATCCGTATTCAATCGATGACCACCATTGATACTATGGACACGAATGGTTCTGTAGAGCAAACTATTCGTATGGTAGAAGCAGGATGCGAATATGTCAGAATCACTGCACCCAGCATTAAAGAAGCACAGAACTTGCAGGAGATAAAGAATGAATTGAGAAAGCGGGGCTACTCCGTTCCTCTGATTGCTGACATCCATTTTACTCCCAATGCTGCCGAGCTTGCCGCCCGACTGGTTGAAAAAGTGAGGGTGAATCCCGGCAACTATGCCGACAAGAAAAAATTTGAAGCCATTGACTACACGGATTCTTCTTATAATGAGGAACTCGACCGGATTCGTAAGAAGTTTACACCACTGATTAAAATCTGCAAAGAATACGGAACGGCCATGCGGATTGGTACCAACCATGGATCACTCTCCGACAGGATTATGAGCCGTTACGGTGACACGCCACTGGGCATGGTGGAAAGTGCACTGGAGTTTTTACGCATATGCGAGGATTTGAATTACTACAACATCGTGTTGTCGATGAAGGCAAGCAATCCTCAGGTGATGGTTCAGGCGTATCGGTTGCTGGTGCAAAAACTGGATGAAGAAAAATTTCAACCGTACCCGTTGCACCTGGGTGTTACGGAAGCAGGTGATGGAGAGGACGGACGGATAAAATCATCTGTTGGGATAGGCACGCTCCTGGAAGACGGATTGGGAGATACTATTCGAGTGTCATTGACTGAGGAACCAGAAGCTGAGGTACCTGTGGCGCAGCAATTGGCCAACCGGTACAGCAATAGAAAATCGACTGTTACTATTCCTGAGATAAGGAACTACCCAATCAACCCGTTTGAATACAAACGAAGATCAACTATCGAGGTCGTTAATGTTGGAGGTGGCCATCACGTGCCAAGAGTAATCTCAGATTTTTCATCAAAAGAGAAAATCACGGCAGCATCGTTATTCTCTCTCGGCTATCATTACTCCGTACCATTGGACAAATGGAATATTGCCGACATGGCGTGTGACTTTATTTACCTTGGTGACCGAACGATCGACTTTGAAATTCCGGGCACGCTGGGACTCATCTACAATTACAAAACATGGCTTGAAAGAAGGGGCCAGGACAGAGCTTACCCAGTGTTGGAAACAAATGAATACCTGGCTGTGGCTGATAGTTCAAGCAATCTGAATTTCGTAAGCGTTTCGCTGCCTGATCTTTCTGGAGAATTGATTTCAAAACTCAGATCAGACGCGACTGCGGTGATTATCCTGAACACATCAAATGATCATGGATTAGCTGAGCAGAGAAGGTTCTTTGTGGAATTGATCGAAAATGATTGTATGGCCCCGGTGATTATCAGCCGAACATATAAAAGTCTTTCGGTAGAGCAACTGCAACTTTGTGCCGCAACAGATGCAGGTGGATTGTTGATTGATGGTCTTGGTGATGGAGTCTTTATTCGTGCAGAAAACTGTGCTTCGGACAAGATTATCAATGAAACAGCGTTTAATATCTTGCAAGCTACTCGAACAAGGATTTCGAAGACAGAATATATCTCGTGCCCTTCTTGTGGACGCACGCTCTTTGATTTGCAGGAGACGACAGCTAAAATTCGATTCCGCACCAGTCACCTGAAGGGAATTAAAATAGGGATTATGGGTTGTATAGTCAACGGCCCGGGCGAGATGGCAGATGCTGATTATGGGTATGTTGGGTCGGGACCGGGGCGAATTACGTTGTACAGAGGAAAAGAAGTGGTGAAACGGAATGTACCTGCAGCGCAGGCCGTAGATCAACTGATTGATTTGATTAAGGAAGACAACAATTGGGTAGAAACAGAACAGCCCGTGCAACTCGTTTGA
- the fjo14 gene encoding hypothetical protein, whose protein sequence is MAIVTLLTDSGETDHYVAAIKAKILSVNPGLTIIDITHKILPCDIAHGAFVLKNVFNDFPKGTVHLVAVDATGLSDTASIAIQLEDHFFVGPDNGLFGLISDKTHQQVVNINSVSPTSTSFPEKDIFATAAAKLASGVAITTLGKPMASFKKMIGRSVKATRKLIAGHVMRVDNFGNLITNISKTDFDILSKDKGYTIQFAREKFRKINSSYHQAEQGDCFLIFNSLGYLEIGIFKGRANELLGMELDSAVNIIFDEN, encoded by the coding sequence ATGGCTATTGTTACACTTCTGACTGACAGCGGGGAAACCGATCATTATGTAGCAGCCATCAAAGCGAAAATCCTGAGCGTTAATCCCGGCCTCACAATTATAGATATCACTCACAAAATCCTCCCCTGCGATATTGCCCATGGAGCTTTCGTTCTTAAAAACGTTTTCAACGATTTTCCCAAAGGAACAGTTCACCTGGTAGCCGTTGATGCGACCGGACTTTCTGACACGGCCTCCATCGCAATCCAACTCGAAGATCATTTTTTTGTCGGCCCGGACAACGGACTATTCGGGTTGATCAGTGACAAAACACACCAGCAGGTAGTTAATATCAACTCTGTCAGCCCAACATCAACTTCATTTCCTGAGAAAGATATCTTCGCCACGGCTGCAGCCAAGTTGGCTAGTGGCGTTGCTATCACCACATTAGGCAAACCCATGGCTTCCTTTAAGAAAATGATCGGCCGGTCAGTCAAGGCTACACGAAAACTGATCGCAGGCCATGTGATGCGTGTCGATAACTTCGGCAACCTGATCACGAATATCTCCAAGACCGACTTCGACATTTTAAGCAAAGACAAAGGTTATACTATTCAATTTGCACGGGAGAAATTCAGGAAGATTAATTCCAGTTATCACCAGGCAGAACAAGGCGATTGCTTTCTTATTTTCAACAGTCTCGGTTACCTGGAGATCGGGATTTTCAAAGGTCGCGCAAATGAACTTCTCGGAATGGAGCTTGATAGCGCAGTGAATATTATTTTTGATGAAAACTGA
- a CDS encoding enoyl-CoA hydratase: MSLVLYEVKDRIGYITLNRPEKRNALSHELVAALKETFTKAENDSATKVIVLRANGEAFCAGADLAYLQQLQKFSFDENLADSNHLRELFQQVYQLKKVVIAQVQGHALAGGCGLATVCDFVFAVPEAKFGYTEVKIGFIPAMVLVFLIRKIGEQRAKHLLLSGELIQGNEVVNFGLANFIIEKSELEKRTEEFAQKLIKNNSAHSMAMTKQMIDQVQSMTLTDALAYAARMNAEMRASDDCKKGIASFLNKENLNW, from the coding sequence ATGAGTTTAGTTTTATACGAAGTCAAAGACAGGATTGGTTATATCACATTAAATCGTCCTGAGAAAAGAAACGCCTTAAGCCACGAATTGGTCGCTGCCTTAAAAGAGACTTTCACGAAAGCAGAAAATGACAGCGCCACCAAGGTGATTGTTTTACGTGCCAACGGTGAGGCTTTTTGTGCGGGAGCAGACCTGGCTTACTTACAGCAATTGCAAAAATTTTCATTTGATGAGAACCTGGCTGACTCAAATCATTTGCGAGAGTTGTTTCAACAGGTTTACCAATTAAAAAAAGTAGTCATCGCGCAGGTACAGGGGCATGCTCTTGCAGGCGGTTGTGGTCTTGCCACGGTTTGCGATTTTGTATTTGCTGTGCCTGAAGCCAAATTTGGATATACAGAAGTGAAGATTGGATTCATTCCTGCCATGGTACTGGTATTTCTGATCAGGAAGATAGGGGAACAGCGGGCCAAACATCTCCTCCTAAGTGGGGAATTGATTCAGGGAAATGAAGTAGTCAATTTTGGACTTGCCAATTTTATCATTGAGAAAAGCGAACTCGAAAAGAGAACTGAGGAATTTGCTCAAAAACTGATAAAGAACAACTCTGCACATTCAATGGCGATGACCAAGCAAATGATCGACCAGGTCCAATCAATGACCTTAACTGATGCATTGGCTTATGCTGCCCGGATGAATGCGGAAATGCGCGCATCGGATGACTGCAAAAAAGGGATTGCTTCATTTTTAAATAAAGAAAACTTGAACTGGTAG
- a CDS encoding phosphate starvation protein PhoH — MIEKTITLENVSLLDFLGIENKNINELASAFPKSRIVSRGNEILVKGESPEIVQITDILNSLVDHFHQYGRITEENVRGYISQERQEFIPEDSPDGIIIYGTRGSPIKAKTPNQQRLVQSVRENDLVFALGPAGTGKTFVSVALAVKALKNKVVKKIIITRPAVEAGENLGFLPGDLKEKIDPYLRPIYDALNDMLAFEKLKFYMEREIIEIAPLAYMRGRTLNNAFILLDEAQNTTPMQMKMFLTRMGPDSKMIVTGDASQIDLPHNQKSGLNEAVRILNQTKGIGFVELNERDVVRHKLVRDIIDAYGKAGS; from the coding sequence TTGATCGAAAAAACCATCACTCTCGAAAACGTTTCGCTGCTGGACTTCCTCGGCATCGAGAATAAAAACATTAACGAACTCGCTTCCGCATTTCCGAAAAGCCGTATTGTTTCGCGCGGCAATGAAATCCTCGTGAAAGGGGAGAGTCCGGAGATCGTTCAGATCACCGATATATTAAATTCACTTGTGGATCATTTTCATCAATATGGCCGGATTACCGAAGAAAACGTTCGTGGCTATATTTCACAGGAGCGCCAGGAGTTCATCCCTGAAGATTCTCCTGACGGAATTATCATTTATGGAACGAGAGGTTCACCGATCAAAGCCAAGACGCCCAACCAACAGAGACTGGTTCAGTCAGTCCGGGAAAATGACCTTGTATTTGCACTCGGACCTGCAGGAACAGGAAAGACATTTGTTTCAGTTGCACTTGCGGTGAAGGCGCTGAAGAATAAAGTGGTAAAAAAGATAATTATCACTCGGCCTGCAGTGGAGGCGGGCGAGAACCTGGGTTTCCTCCCCGGCGATTTGAAGGAGAAAATTGATCCGTACTTGCGTCCGATCTATGATGCCCTCAACGATATGCTAGCCTTCGAGAAATTGAAGTTTTACATGGAGCGAGAAATCATCGAGATTGCACCGCTCGCTTATATGCGTGGACGGACTTTGAACAACGCATTTATTCTGCTGGACGAAGCTCAGAACACGACACCAATGCAAATGAAGATGTTCCTGACGCGCATGGGACCCGACTCAAAAATGATCGTCACAGGTGATGCATCTCAAATTGATTTGCCTCACAACCAAAAATCCGGGTTGAACGAGGCTGTACGTATACTCAATCAGACAAAAGGGATCGGTTTTGTTGAATTGAACGAACGTGATGTTGTTCGCCACAAACTCGTGCGTGACATCATCGATGCCTATGGCAAAGCTGGAAGTTGA